From a region of the Helianthus annuus cultivar XRQ/B chromosome 5, HanXRQr2.0-SUNRISE, whole genome shotgun sequence genome:
- the LOC110924337 gene encoding glycine, alanine and asparagine-rich protein-like, producing the protein MKKLSLNPTEKTETHAKSSGDKKRKHSNLNQATRSNNKGLNNKKRDTNPPREAKTFAAANESGAKKYQGTLPKCNRCGFHHVGNCRVGKCENCGKSGHRTEDCWGKGIGGRNGNGNRNGNGNRNGAGNGNDGGNGNGNDNRVGNEAGRNQGCFSYGSNEHFMKDCPKRNTA; encoded by the coding sequence ATGAAGAAGTTATCATTAAACCCAACTGaaaagaccgagacgcatgctaAGTCGTCTGGTGACAAGAAGAGGAAGCATTCAAATCTGAACCAAGCAACCCGCAGCAACAACAAGGGTTTGAATAACAAGAAGCGTGACACTAACCCACCTAGGGAGGCAAAAACCTTCGCAGCTGCAAATGAGTCTGGAGCTAAGAAATAtcagggcactctgcccaagtgtaacCGTTGTGGCTTTCACCATGTGGGAAACTGTCGCGTTGGGAAGTGCGAGAACTGCGGAAAGTCAGGCCACCGTACCGAAGATTGTTGGGGTAAAGGTATTGGAGGCCGCAATGGTAATGGTAATAggaacgggaatggaaaccgTAACGGTGCTGGTAATGGGAACgatggtggaaatggaaatggcaatGATAACCGGGTTGGGAATGAAGctgggcgaaaccaaggatgcttcagctATGGAAGCAATGAGcatttcatgaaagactgcccaaAGAGAAACACTGCttag